The following coding sequences are from one Sulfurirhabdus autotrophica window:
- the ybiB gene encoding DNA-binding protein YbiB — MSMNLTATIKEIVHGVQVGNALAIDEAHELYSAMLDGGVPELELGAILAALQMKTEGLSELLGFYDALNERLYHLDSPVDELRTVVLPSYYGTFQQPNLVPLLALWLRKLGVPVLMHGSLEANGRVASAYVLRALGIMPCASLAQAQLALNNDKFAFVPTAALAPGLATLLGLRNRLGIRNTAHILAATIDPFGGNSLRVIGANSPESLAMMGELMLASGGTALLLSNAEGEPVVDPVKRPRMELFSNYERQILFEEEAGVTRNLNHLSQQHDDKTTAVLTRQLLAGEAPLPLPLVNQLACCLYGAGVTDDLIQAKAIVAVETGSLSAA, encoded by the coding sequence ATGTCGATGAATCTGACCGCAACGATCAAGGAAATAGTGCATGGGGTCCAGGTTGGGAATGCCTTGGCTATTGATGAAGCGCACGAACTCTATTCGGCCATGCTGGACGGCGGCGTACCTGAGCTGGAGCTTGGTGCCATTCTTGCTGCGCTTCAGATGAAAACAGAAGGGCTTTCTGAATTGCTGGGTTTTTACGATGCGCTTAATGAAAGGCTCTATCATCTGGACTCCCCGGTAGATGAATTGCGTACAGTCGTTTTGCCCAGTTATTACGGGACTTTTCAGCAGCCCAATCTCGTTCCTTTGTTGGCTTTGTGGTTGCGGAAGTTGGGTGTGCCGGTTCTGATGCATGGTTCCCTGGAAGCGAATGGACGCGTTGCCAGTGCCTATGTGCTCAGGGCGCTAGGTATCATGCCATGCGCCAGTCTTGCACAGGCGCAATTGGCGCTGAACAATGACAAATTTGCATTTGTGCCCACAGCAGCATTAGCTCCCGGATTGGCCACTTTGCTTGGGTTAAGAAATCGACTGGGTATCCGGAATACTGCGCACATTCTGGCTGCAACAATTGATCCCTTTGGTGGTAACAGTTTGCGTGTAATTGGAGCAAACAGCCCTGAGTCTCTGGCAATGATGGGCGAATTAATGCTGGCTTCAGGTGGAACCGCTTTATTGTTGAGCAATGCTGAAGGCGAGCCGGTGGTGGACCCGGTGAAGCGGCCAAGGATGGAATTGTTTTCAAATTATGAAAGACAAATACTTTTTGAAGAGGAGGCAGGTGTAACCAGAAACCTGAATCATCTTTCGCAGCAACATGATGATAAAACTACAGCGGTCTTGACGAGACAACTGCTGGCTGGGGAGGCTCCTTTGCCTCTTCCTCTGGTGAATCAGTTGGCCTGTTGTCTTTACGGCGCAGGAGTGACGGATGATCTGATTCAGGCAAAAGCCATTGTGGCAGTGGAAACCGGTAGTCTTTCCGCAGCGTGA